A single Corallococcus silvisoli DNA region contains:
- a CDS encoding SRPBCC family protein, translated as MINVERYIGAVVREVESREHEGKPARVVIAMRDYDTTVEDLWDALTQPERIPRWFLPVSGDLKLGGRYQLQGNAGGTITRCEPPRCLGLTWEARGDVSWVEVTLSEAPGGGARLRLEHMAHVSPFWDDYGPGAVGIGWELGLVGLGLHLESGGDTVDKAAAAAWTASDDGKAFILASSNGWARAEAAAGEEGAVAKARAARTAAFYTGAPPPDVRHPGV; from the coding sequence ATGATCAACGTGGAGCGCTACATCGGGGCCGTCGTGCGAGAGGTGGAGAGCCGCGAGCACGAGGGCAAGCCCGCCCGGGTCGTCATCGCCATGCGGGACTACGACACGACGGTCGAGGACCTCTGGGACGCGCTGACCCAGCCGGAGCGCATCCCCCGCTGGTTCCTGCCGGTGTCGGGCGACCTCAAGCTGGGCGGCCGCTACCAGCTCCAGGGCAACGCCGGCGGCACCATTACCCGCTGCGAGCCGCCGCGGTGCCTGGGGCTGACGTGGGAGGCCCGGGGGGACGTGAGCTGGGTGGAGGTCACCCTGTCCGAGGCGCCGGGTGGCGGGGCGCGGCTGCGGCTGGAGCACATGGCCCACGTCAGCCCCTTCTGGGACGACTATGGCCCCGGCGCGGTGGGGATCGGCTGGGAGCTGGGGTTGGTGGGCCTGGGCCTGCACCTGGAGTCCGGCGGGGACACCGTGGACAAGGCCGCGGCGGCGGCCTGGACGGCGTCGGATGACGGCAAGGCCTTCATCCTGGCCAGCAGCAACGGCTGGGCGCGGGCGGAGGCGGCGGCGGGAGAGGAGGGCGCGGTGGCGAAGGCGCGCGCGGCGCGGACGGCGGCCTTCTATACTGGCGCGCCACCTCCCGATGTGAGGCATCCGGGGGTCTGA
- a CDS encoding ArsR/SmtB family transcription factor, translating to MHAFDVLGDPVRRRILELLAEGECASGEVTEAIQAEFGISQPAVSQHLKVLRDSGFAGVRAEGTRRVYHVDPGPLREVDAWLERFRVFWTPRLDALATEVARGKKARAKAGDGPSPWKKSQD from the coding sequence ATGCACGCCTTCGATGTCCTGGGCGATCCGGTACGGCGGCGGATCCTGGAGCTCCTGGCCGAGGGCGAGTGCGCCTCCGGCGAGGTCACCGAGGCGATCCAAGCCGAGTTCGGCATCAGCCAGCCCGCGGTCAGCCAGCACCTGAAGGTGCTGCGCGACAGCGGCTTCGCGGGCGTGCGCGCCGAAGGGACCCGGCGCGTCTATCACGTCGACCCGGGACCGCTGCGCGAGGTCGACGCCTGGCTGGAGCGGTTCCGCGTGTTCTGGACGCCCCGGCTGGACGCGCTCGCCACGGAGGTGGCGCGCGGCAAGAAGGCCCGCGCCAAGGCTGGCGACGGGCCCTCTCCCTGGAAGAAGTCCCAGGACTAG
- a CDS encoding glutathione-independent formaldehyde dehydrogenase, giving the protein MLAVVYKQNSQVKVEEVEDPKVEAPTDAIIRVTSAGICGSDLHMYEGRTASKAGQVFGHENMGVVEQVGPGVVGIKKGDRVVLPFNIACGTCFDCVRGRTEACLVANPDAPHAGYGYAGMGPYRGGQAELLRVPWADFNCLKLPGQPGDALEDDFLLLSDVFPTAYHGTELANVRPGSTVAVFGAGPVGLLAGYCALLRGASEVYVVDSVPERLAKVKEMGAIPIDFTKGDPVKQIIELRRKNPLIMGALRPGEEKALGVMCGIDAVGYQSRDNKGADAHGGKEKPTQVLEQLVELVNPTGSIGVVGVYIAPDPGAPDENAKQGIYPLPWAKVFDKGITVGTGQTPVKRYNYFLRDLIIAGRAKPSMIVSHRLPLSDAPDAYQKFDARKDGYTKVILKPQQRPKARA; this is encoded by the coding sequence ATGCTCGCCGTCGTCTACAAGCAGAACAGCCAGGTGAAGGTCGAAGAGGTCGAGGATCCAAAGGTGGAGGCCCCCACCGACGCCATCATCCGCGTCACCTCCGCGGGCATCTGCGGCAGCGACCTGCACATGTACGAGGGCCGCACCGCGTCCAAGGCCGGGCAGGTGTTCGGCCACGAGAACATGGGCGTCGTGGAGCAGGTGGGCCCTGGCGTGGTGGGCATCAAGAAGGGGGACCGCGTGGTGCTGCCCTTCAACATCGCCTGCGGCACCTGCTTCGACTGTGTGCGCGGCCGGACGGAGGCTTGCCTCGTCGCCAACCCCGACGCGCCCCACGCGGGCTACGGCTACGCGGGCATGGGCCCCTACCGCGGCGGACAGGCGGAGCTGCTGCGGGTGCCCTGGGCGGACTTCAACTGCTTGAAGCTGCCCGGCCAGCCGGGCGACGCCTTGGAAGATGACTTCCTCCTCCTGTCGGACGTGTTCCCGACCGCCTACCACGGCACCGAGCTCGCGAACGTGCGGCCGGGCAGCACGGTGGCGGTCTTCGGCGCCGGTCCGGTGGGCCTGCTCGCGGGCTACTGCGCGCTCCTGCGGGGCGCGTCGGAGGTCTACGTGGTGGACAGCGTCCCGGAGCGCCTGGCCAAGGTGAAGGAGATGGGCGCCATCCCCATCGACTTCACGAAGGGCGATCCGGTGAAGCAGATCATCGAGCTGCGCCGCAAGAACCCGCTCATCATGGGCGCGCTGCGGCCGGGTGAGGAGAAGGCCCTGGGCGTGATGTGCGGCATCGACGCCGTGGGCTACCAGTCGCGCGACAACAAGGGCGCGGACGCGCACGGCGGCAAGGAGAAGCCCACCCAGGTGCTGGAGCAGCTGGTGGAGCTGGTGAACCCCACGGGCTCCATTGGCGTCGTGGGCGTCTACATCGCCCCGGACCCAGGCGCCCCCGACGAGAACGCCAAGCAGGGCATCTACCCGCTGCCCTGGGCCAAGGTGTTCGACAAGGGCATCACCGTGGGCACCGGCCAGACGCCGGTGAAGCGCTACAACTACTTCCTGCGCGACCTCATCATCGCGGGCCGCGCGAAGCCCAGCATGATCGTCAGCCACCGCCTGCCGCTGAGCGACGCCCCGGACGCCTACCAGAAGTTCGACGCGCGCAAGGACGGCTACACCAAGGTCATCCTCAAGCCGCAGCAGCGCCCGAAGGCCCGCGCGTAG
- a CDS encoding MATE family efflux transporter, producing the protein MHTEVQTHPPREPGLFRLTWPIFFEIFLFMLMGTADTLMLSGVSDAAVSAVGVVNQYVFICILIMEVVSHGASIVVSQYLGAKRSAEAARIAAQAITMNFLLGLAVSGGLLLSADAILGRMNLEPQTLAYASTYWHIAGGFLFLQALINVFSSLIRTYGFTRQSMYVALGMNVVHVLGNWVLIFGHFGVSAHGVAGAAMSTVFSRAAALGVFGWMLWRVMDVRMARRDFVALTREYVRKILRVGVPSAVEQMTYHACQTVFLYYVTYLGPTALASRQYANAMSQYVFLCSLAIGMGTAIIVGRLVGASRSQDAYARVLKSLKWSIGITVAVDLTAIVFREPLIRLFTHDGDILRMTSQVLVLSLLLETGRSFNLVLVNALRAAGDATFPVMMAMLSMVCMSLPLGYFLVFHLNLGLAGVWLAVAADEWTRGLAMWLRWRSRAWERQSLVSPAEAPAVMAH; encoded by the coding sequence ATGCACACTGAAGTCCAGACGCATCCTCCCCGGGAGCCGGGCCTGTTCCGGCTGACCTGGCCCATCTTCTTCGAAATCTTCCTCTTCATGCTGATGGGCACGGCGGACACGCTGATGCTCAGCGGTGTGTCGGACGCAGCCGTCTCCGCGGTGGGCGTCGTCAACCAGTACGTCTTCATCTGCATCCTCATCATGGAGGTGGTGAGCCACGGCGCCTCCATCGTCGTGTCCCAGTACCTGGGCGCGAAGCGGAGCGCGGAGGCCGCGCGCATCGCGGCGCAGGCCATCACGATGAACTTCCTCCTGGGGCTGGCGGTGAGCGGCGGGCTGCTCCTGTCCGCGGACGCCATCCTGGGGCGGATGAACCTGGAGCCCCAGACGCTGGCGTACGCGAGCACCTACTGGCACATCGCGGGCGGGTTCCTGTTCCTCCAGGCGCTCATCAACGTCTTCTCCAGCCTCATCCGCACGTATGGCTTCACGCGGCAGTCCATGTACGTGGCGCTGGGCATGAACGTGGTGCACGTGCTGGGCAACTGGGTGCTCATCTTCGGGCACTTCGGCGTGAGCGCGCACGGCGTGGCGGGCGCGGCGATGTCCACGGTCTTCAGCCGCGCGGCGGCGCTGGGCGTGTTCGGGTGGATGCTCTGGCGGGTGATGGACGTGCGCATGGCGCGCCGGGACTTCGTGGCGCTGACGCGGGAGTACGTCCGGAAGATCCTCCGCGTGGGCGTGCCGTCCGCGGTGGAGCAGATGACCTACCACGCGTGCCAGACGGTGTTCCTCTACTACGTGACGTACCTGGGCCCCACGGCGCTGGCGTCCCGCCAGTACGCCAACGCGATGTCCCAGTACGTCTTCCTGTGCAGCCTCGCCATTGGCATGGGCACGGCCATCATCGTCGGGCGGCTGGTGGGCGCGAGCCGCTCCCAGGACGCCTATGCGCGCGTGCTCAAGAGCCTCAAGTGGAGCATCGGCATCACCGTGGCGGTGGACCTGACGGCCATCGTCTTCCGCGAGCCGCTGATCCGCCTCTTCACCCACGACGGCGACATCCTGCGGATGACGTCGCAGGTGCTCGTCCTGAGCCTGCTGCTGGAGACGGGGCGCTCGTTCAACCTGGTGCTGGTGAACGCGCTGCGCGCCGCGGGGGACGCCACCTTCCCGGTGATGATGGCGATGCTGTCCATGGTCTGCATGAGCCTGCCCCTGGGCTACTTCCTGGTGTTCCACCTGAACCTGGGGCTCGCGGGCGTGTGGCTGGCGGTGGCCGCGGATGAATGGACGCGCGGGCTGGCCATGTGGCTGCGCTGGCGCAGCCGTGCATGGGAGCGCCAGTCGCTGGTGTCGCCCGCCGAGGCGCCCGCGGTGATGGCGCACTGA
- a CDS encoding FUSC family protein — protein MAPLEALLYGGWVIRRQFLEHAKAVARFAPVRPSAKAGLRAALAFFVPTVVGSALNLPGGLWLAVGGFNTSFVDKGGSYHARFRAMGGTAVAAAAAAVLGSLAGMHPALAIPAALLWVTAWSFAGVYGAAANLTGNIAATTFVIALALPADSALGALESGAALLGGAAWAMVLSLVLWPIRPYRPARKAVAACFDAVADYAEAMSRVAQAGLEDTWQALMQEQHGRIRETLELARTTLTATRQGRGERGRGERLLVLLEGADAMFMGLIALGEDLESLGPPVSGPVADPRAAVAVALLDCANTARDLVRLVQVEGHSRRPRPEWDGRAVRDALTDLDARGLVTRLERARLLDVARLLTEMRERADVALDTACRLPGPPTAGMPPPARELAEEASPSLLEPVRAHLTLGSEVLRHALRVGLTTTAAVWIASVFRPNHGYWVTLTVLTVMQPYTGPTFLKALQRVLGTVVGGLLAIAVASWLQDPHALMALLFCTAALCVSLIPLNYGLFTVFATLTFVLLAEMGSGDWTLATVRIVNTLIGGALALAGTFFLWQRSEEERFPTQMAEALRADREFFAVLSAAWQRGEPPAGAALAEVRRKLGLATINAETSFQRLLNEPRWRTEALEPLMTLLAFTRRFAAVCTLLASRRSVPTTPAVREALERYARAMDGAMEDLADAVLHGRRPRPLPSLDALIGWNVPTPDAAGAALAAEAPLLQSQLERLGRQLSVLHAAATRRLEAAPLSTPEVQPSALNGP, from the coding sequence GTGGCCCCCCTGGAGGCGTTGCTCTATGGGGGATGGGTGATTCGCCGTCAGTTCCTGGAGCATGCCAAGGCCGTGGCCCGCTTCGCCCCGGTGCGGCCGTCGGCGAAGGCGGGCTTGCGGGCCGCGCTCGCGTTCTTCGTGCCCACCGTCGTGGGCAGCGCGCTGAATCTGCCTGGCGGCCTGTGGCTCGCGGTGGGCGGCTTCAACACGTCCTTCGTCGACAAGGGCGGCTCCTACCACGCCCGCTTCCGTGCCATGGGCGGCACGGCGGTGGCCGCGGCGGCGGCCGCGGTGCTGGGCAGCCTCGCGGGCATGCACCCCGCGCTGGCCATCCCCGCCGCCCTGCTGTGGGTGACGGCGTGGAGCTTCGCGGGCGTGTACGGCGCCGCGGCGAACCTCACCGGCAACATCGCCGCCACCACCTTCGTCATCGCCCTGGCGCTGCCCGCGGACAGCGCCCTGGGCGCGCTCGAGTCGGGCGCCGCGCTCCTGGGTGGAGCGGCGTGGGCCATGGTGCTGTCGCTGGTGCTCTGGCCCATCCGCCCCTACCGGCCCGCGCGAAAGGCGGTGGCGGCGTGCTTCGACGCGGTGGCGGACTACGCGGAAGCCATGTCGCGCGTGGCCCAGGCGGGACTCGAGGACACGTGGCAGGCGCTCATGCAGGAGCAGCACGGGCGCATCCGAGAGACGCTGGAGCTGGCGCGCACCACGCTCACCGCCACGCGCCAGGGCCGCGGCGAGCGGGGCCGCGGCGAACGGCTGCTGGTGCTGCTGGAGGGCGCGGACGCGATGTTCATGGGGCTCATCGCCCTGGGTGAGGACCTGGAGAGCCTGGGCCCCCCGGTGAGCGGCCCCGTCGCGGACCCGAGGGCCGCGGTGGCCGTGGCCCTGCTGGACTGCGCGAACACCGCGCGCGACCTGGTGCGGCTGGTGCAGGTGGAGGGCCACAGCCGCAGGCCGCGGCCGGAGTGGGACGGGCGCGCGGTGCGCGACGCGCTCACCGACCTGGACGCGCGGGGCCTCGTGACGCGGCTGGAGCGGGCCCGGCTGCTGGACGTCGCGCGGCTGCTCACGGAGATGCGCGAGCGCGCGGACGTGGCGCTGGACACCGCGTGCCGGCTGCCCGGCCCTCCCACGGCGGGAATGCCGCCGCCCGCGCGCGAGCTGGCCGAGGAGGCCTCCCCGTCCCTGCTGGAGCCCGTGCGCGCGCACCTCACGCTGGGCTCGGAGGTGCTGCGGCACGCCCTGCGCGTGGGCCTCACCACCACGGCGGCGGTGTGGATCGCCAGCGTCTTCCGGCCGAACCACGGCTACTGGGTCACCCTCACCGTCCTCACCGTCATGCAGCCGTACACCGGGCCCACCTTCCTCAAGGCCCTCCAGCGCGTGCTGGGGACGGTGGTGGGCGGGCTGCTCGCCATCGCCGTCGCGTCGTGGCTCCAGGACCCGCATGCGCTGATGGCGCTCCTGTTCTGCACCGCCGCCCTGTGCGTGAGCCTCATCCCGCTCAACTACGGGCTGTTCACCGTCTTCGCCACGCTCACCTTCGTGCTGCTCGCGGAGATGGGCAGCGGGGACTGGACGCTGGCGACGGTGCGAATCGTCAACACGCTCATCGGTGGAGCGCTGGCGCTCGCGGGCACCTTCTTCCTGTGGCAGCGCTCGGAGGAGGAGCGCTTCCCCACGCAGATGGCCGAGGCCCTGCGCGCGGACCGGGAGTTCTTCGCCGTGCTGAGCGCGGCCTGGCAGCGGGGCGAGCCCCCCGCCGGGGCAGCGCTCGCGGAGGTCCGCCGCAAGCTGGGGCTCGCGACCATCAACGCGGAGACGTCCTTCCAGCGCCTGCTCAACGAGCCGCGCTGGCGCACCGAGGCGCTGGAGCCCCTGATGACGCTGCTCGCCTTCACCCGGAGGTTCGCCGCCGTCTGCACCCTGCTCGCGTCGCGGCGCTCCGTGCCCACCACGCCCGCGGTGCGCGAGGCCCTGGAGCGCTACGCACGGGCCATGGACGGCGCGATGGAGGACCTGGCGGACGCGGTGCTCCACGGCCGCCGCCCCCGGCCCCTGCCCTCGCTGGACGCGCTCATCGGCTGGAACGTCCCCACCCCGGACGCCGCCGGCGCCGCGCTGGCCGCGGAAGCCCCCCTGCTCCAATCACAGCTCGAACGGCTCGGGCGCCAGCTCTCCGTGCTCCACGCCGCCGCGACCCGACGCCTGGAGGCCGCCCCGCTCTCCACGCCCGAGGTCCAGCCCTCCGCGCTCAACGGTCCCTGA
- a CDS encoding D-alanine--D-alanine ligase family protein, with amino-acid sequence METETHRERIPPDEAPAPVAVLFQALPAPVIDGVRKPTKPGGYADSGADIAYALREAGCPVVTPVANPDPRVQEDWVFGDDAAGIAAARAAGARMLWANTVLFTGHPLEAVLKDVWVVGQEPRTVETFDDKGVTNATLRRAGCPVAASVLVSACAAPGRLGVDRLAAADLEARGLRFPLMLKPLRGRGSQGVVRVRGLAELQEVARRLLAAREDGGPRFGDTLLLEQYLDGEELTVTVMPPGAFEREGVPDGGLSPWCLPPVRRFHHQDGVAPYCGEVAVLDNSEPLSPSARREPRVQALVAECVRAARVLDVAAPIRIDCRSDELGTFQLFDLNLKPNMNGPGRPGREREDSLVALSARAFGWSFTQLVVQLTRQAWRRR; translated from the coding sequence ATGGAGACGGAGACTCACCGCGAACGCATTCCCCCGGACGAGGCGCCCGCGCCGGTCGCGGTGCTCTTCCAGGCGCTGCCGGCGCCGGTCATCGACGGCGTGCGCAAGCCCACCAAGCCCGGAGGCTACGCGGACAGCGGCGCGGACATCGCGTACGCGCTGCGGGAGGCGGGGTGCCCCGTGGTGACGCCGGTGGCGAACCCCGACCCGCGCGTGCAGGAGGACTGGGTGTTCGGCGACGACGCGGCCGGCATCGCGGCGGCGCGCGCGGCGGGGGCCCGCATGCTGTGGGCGAACACCGTGTTGTTCACGGGCCACCCCCTGGAGGCCGTGCTGAAGGACGTGTGGGTGGTGGGCCAGGAGCCCCGCACGGTGGAGACCTTCGACGACAAGGGCGTGACCAACGCGACGCTGCGCCGCGCGGGGTGCCCCGTCGCCGCGTCGGTCCTCGTGAGCGCCTGCGCCGCGCCGGGGCGCCTGGGCGTGGACCGGCTGGCCGCCGCGGACCTGGAGGCGCGGGGCCTGCGCTTCCCGCTGATGCTCAAGCCGCTGCGGGGCCGGGGCAGCCAGGGCGTGGTGCGCGTGAGGGGCCTCGCGGAGCTCCAGGAGGTGGCGCGGCGGCTGCTGGCCGCCAGGGAGGACGGGGGGCCGCGCTTCGGCGACACGCTCCTGCTGGAGCAGTACCTGGACGGCGAGGAGCTCACCGTGACGGTGATGCCACCCGGGGCCTTCGAGCGGGAGGGCGTCCCGGATGGGGGGCTGTCCCCCTGGTGCCTGCCGCCCGTGCGCCGCTTCCACCACCAGGACGGCGTGGCGCCCTACTGCGGCGAGGTGGCGGTGCTGGACAACAGCGAGCCGCTGTCGCCGTCCGCGCGAAGGGAGCCCCGGGTGCAGGCGCTGGTGGCCGAGTGCGTGCGCGCGGCCCGGGTGCTGGACGTGGCGGCGCCCATCCGCATCGACTGCCGGAGCGACGAGCTGGGGACGTTCCAGCTCTTCGACCTCAACCTGAAGCCGAACATGAACGGGCCGGGGCGCCCCGGCCGCGAGCGGGAGGACAGCCTCGTGGCCCTCTCCGCGCGGGCCTTCGGCTGGTCCTTCACGCAGCTGGTCGTCCAGCTGACCCGGCAGGCCTGGCGGAGGCGGTAG
- a CDS encoding M20/M25/M40 family metallo-hydrolase, with amino-acid sequence MRLKRLAPVVLSLCCATASAEQPREKEVYITVGSETLSTLRTSLRTTGAAPTLVREANGVSVLKLRESQLGDVSAIMHDQYHRCAGFLAHDTQEAALAALEPAPAAPQSLVTYTLDNAPVVNALFSGLQEATLRSTITQLSSYTNRYYNGSTGGTQSADWLKSTWESYASGRGDVSVQLYTHSGWSQPSVIATITGTVYPDEVVVIGGHLDSINITVPTSSRPSATAPGADDDASGIATLSEVFRVAMAKGYKPARTVKFMAYAAEEVGLYGSQAIAQAHKAAAVNVVGVLQLDMTNYRGSTVEVTLVTDNTNAAQNTFLGNLIDTYTGYTRTNITCGYGCSDHASWNSQGYPASIPFEALMNQDNPYIHTANDTLANSTDGTSGNNANNALKFARIGAAYLAELGKGTIPGLPTDTTPPTVSLTSPTNGATVTGTTNLTATASDNVGVSKVEFLVDGAVKATVVSAPYTFAWDSRTVANGSHTVAAKAHDGAGNTATTSTNTVTVSNVSTSGTYDATLKTVRCSAVAATCDSGTLFNGRGNLSGGAEPNQPNTLRGTCGDGSEGSYHGDESVDALKVSTVDGSNFAAGKQVKVEAKVWAYASPSSDRLDLYYTANANATTPTWTLITTLTPTVAGSQTLSATYTLPTGTAQAVRAQFRYGTGSPTSACVSNSYNDRDDLVFAVQ; translated from the coding sequence ATGCGTTTGAAGAGATTGGCCCCCGTCGTCCTGTCGCTGTGCTGCGCCACCGCCTCCGCCGAACAGCCGCGCGAGAAGGAGGTCTACATCACGGTGGGCTCGGAGACGCTGAGCACGCTGCGCACGTCGCTGCGCACGACGGGCGCCGCGCCCACGCTGGTGCGCGAGGCGAACGGCGTGAGCGTGCTCAAGCTGCGCGAGTCGCAGCTGGGGGACGTGTCGGCCATCATGCATGACCAGTATCACCGCTGCGCGGGCTTCCTCGCGCACGACACGCAGGAGGCGGCGCTCGCGGCGCTGGAGCCCGCGCCCGCCGCGCCGCAGTCGCTGGTGACGTACACGCTGGACAACGCGCCGGTGGTCAACGCGCTGTTCTCCGGCCTGCAGGAGGCCACGCTGCGCAGCACCATCACCCAGCTGTCCAGCTACACGAACCGCTACTACAACGGCTCCACCGGCGGGACGCAGTCGGCGGACTGGCTCAAGAGCACCTGGGAGTCGTACGCCAGCGGGCGCGGCGACGTGAGCGTGCAGCTGTACACGCACTCCGGCTGGAGCCAGCCCTCCGTCATCGCGACCATCACCGGCACCGTCTACCCGGACGAGGTGGTGGTGATTGGCGGCCACCTGGACTCCATCAACATCACCGTGCCCACCTCCAGCCGGCCCTCGGCGACCGCGCCGGGCGCGGATGACGACGCCTCCGGTATCGCCACCCTCTCCGAGGTCTTCCGCGTCGCGATGGCCAAGGGCTACAAGCCCGCGCGCACGGTGAAGTTCATGGCGTACGCGGCGGAGGAGGTGGGCCTCTATGGCTCGCAGGCCATCGCGCAGGCGCACAAGGCCGCGGCGGTCAACGTGGTGGGCGTGCTCCAGCTGGACATGACCAACTACCGCGGCTCCACGGTGGAGGTGACGCTCGTCACCGACAACACCAACGCGGCGCAGAACACGTTCCTGGGCAACCTCATCGACACGTACACGGGCTACACGCGCACCAACATCACGTGCGGCTACGGGTGCTCCGACCACGCGTCGTGGAACAGCCAGGGCTACCCGGCGTCCATCCCGTTCGAGGCGCTGATGAACCAGGACAACCCCTACATCCACACGGCCAACGACACGCTGGCCAACAGCACCGACGGCACCAGCGGCAACAACGCGAACAACGCGCTGAAGTTCGCGCGCATTGGCGCCGCGTACCTGGCGGAGCTGGGCAAGGGCACCATCCCCGGCCTGCCCACGGACACCACGCCCCCCACCGTGTCGCTCACCTCGCCCACCAACGGCGCGACGGTGACGGGCACCACGAACCTCACCGCGACGGCCAGCGACAACGTGGGCGTGAGCAAGGTGGAGTTCCTGGTGGACGGCGCGGTGAAGGCCACGGTCGTCTCCGCGCCCTACACCTTCGCGTGGGACAGCCGCACGGTGGCCAACGGCAGCCACACCGTGGCGGCCAAGGCACATGACGGCGCGGGCAACACCGCCACCACCTCCACCAACACGGTGACGGTGTCGAACGTGTCCACGTCCGGCACCTACGACGCCACGCTCAAGACGGTGCGCTGCAGCGCCGTGGCGGCCACCTGCGACAGCGGCACGCTCTTCAACGGCCGCGGCAACCTGTCCGGCGGCGCGGAGCCCAACCAGCCCAACACGCTGCGCGGCACCTGCGGCGACGGCAGCGAAGGCAGCTACCATGGCGACGAGTCCGTGGACGCCCTCAAGGTGTCCACCGTGGACGGCTCCAACTTCGCCGCGGGCAAGCAGGTGAAGGTGGAGGCCAAGGTGTGGGCCTACGCCAGCCCGTCCTCGGACCGCCTGGACCTGTACTACACGGCCAACGCCAACGCGACGACGCCCACCTGGACGCTCATCACCACCCTCACCCCGACGGTCGCCGGCTCCCAGACGCTGTCGGCCACGTACACCCTGCCCACGGGCACCGCGCAGGCCGTGCGCGCGCAGTTCCGCTACGGCACCGGCAGCCCCACCAGCGCGTGCGTCTCCAACAGCTACAACGACCGCGACGACCTGGTGTTCGCCGTCCAGTGA